Proteins encoded within one genomic window of Brienomyrus brachyistius isolate T26 chromosome 22, BBRACH_0.4, whole genome shotgun sequence:
- the LOC125717763 gene encoding serine/threonine-protein kinase PLK3-like: MACLAWLEAQLAAKRNEVPEILFDPGNLRFYRRLQLLGEGGFAKCFQMMDILSGEIFAVKVIPIKHSAGIKESLREVEILKTLQHQHIVNFSHHLEDDRFLYIFMELCSRGSMLDVLQARQLLRTPEVRYYMRQLIGALKYMHGEGILHRDLKLENLLLTEKMELKLADFGLATKLQPMESRQKFFCGTREYAAPEVWQMEGHGPESDVWALGCIMYTMLVGAYPFYGDTEEIRQSVTQAEYILPKTLSSSARKLISWILQRNPQDRPTLDQILSHKFFTKGFTPEELPSSSYCKVPTFRLANRVRKFFGRLLQRIFRKKRSKDMASAESKQEFSKETSSYLVYSRGVQTFFSEGHIKKNIPRAGPTY; the protein is encoded by the exons ATGGCTTGTCTTGCTTGGCTCGAAGCTCAGCTGGCGGCTAAGAGGAATGAAGTGCCTGAGATCCTCTTTGATCCCGGAAATTTGCGGTTTTACCGCAGACTCCAACTGCTGGGAGAA GGAGGCTTTGCCAAATGCTTCCAAATGATGGACATTTTAAGCGGGGAGATCTTTGCGGTGAAAGTTATCCCCATAAAGCACTCCGCTGGAATTAAAGAG AGTCTCAGAGAAGTGGAGATTCTGAAGACGCTGCAACACCAGCACATCGTCAACTTCTCCCATCATCTTGAAGATGACAGATTCCTGTACATCTTCATGGAGCTGTGCAGTAGGGGG TCGATGCTCGACGTCCTACAAGCGCGACAGCTTCTGAGGACCCCTGAAGTGCGGTACTACATGAGACAGCTCATTGGCGCACTAAAGTACATGCATGGAGAAGgcattctccacagggacctcaagttag AGAATTTATTACTAACAGAGAAAATGGAGCTGAAACTGGCCGACTTTGGACTGGCAACGAAGCTGCAGCCAATGGAGTCGAGGCAGAA ATTCTTTTGTGGCACAAGAGAATACGCGGCTCCTGAAGTGTGGCAGATGGAGGGACACGGCCCAGAGTCGGATGTCTGGGCGCTGGGCTGTATCAT GTATACAATGCTGGTTGGGGCATACCCCTTTTATGGCGATACTGAGGAGATCAGACAGAGTGTGACTCAAGCGGAGTACATTCTACCAAAGACCCTCTCCTCATCAGCCCGgaaactgatttcttggatCCTTCAGAGGAATCCACAGGATCGGCCCACTTTGGATCAGATCCTAAGTCACAAGTTCTTCACTAAG GGCTTCACTCCTGAGGAACTTCCGTCAAGTAGTTACTGCAAGGTGCCAACGTTCAGATTGGCTAATCGTGTGAGGAAGTTCTTTGGCAGGCTGTTGCAGCGCATATTTAGAAAAAAGAGATCCAAAG ACATGGCCAGTGCTGAATCTAAACAGGAATTCAGCAAAGAAACCAGCAGTTATTTGGTGtatagcaggggtgtccaaacttTTTTTAGTGAGGGCCACATAAAGAAAAATATTCCAAGGGCTGGGCCAACTTACTAG